The region TTGATATTGTGCGAGACAGAAAAATCAGTCTGTGAAAAGGTAGGGGTTCGTCCCAGATCACCGCGCTTGGTCAGAATGATCTGCGCTATGTTGTTGATATTAACAAACGACGTTATCAGAGTTCCACTCTGTAAGGTCGTGAACACACCGAAATCGGTCGTGTTCGACTTCCACAGCCCAAGCTTCTCCCAACCTAAACTGTAACCGCCTGAGAACTTGAACACATGCGGTCGGTCCGTTGCGAGAAGTCCGTTGTCTGGTCCGCCAGCGGCAGTGAAACCTGCGTGCGGTTGGTCAAAATAACGGTTAACATTCGGGCTGAGACGGCCTTCTTCATCAGAACTGGCCAAGCCGCCATAGTTTCCGTAGAGACGGCTCCATGTGTAGTTTGCCTCAAACATGAAGTTATTGGAGTACGCTCTGTCAAATTTGAACTCAACTGCGTCGAAATCGCGTTGTGGTTTCGGAGCAAGCGTTCCAAATGCGTCAGCCTGTTCTTTATACAGACCTTCGCCTGGGTTGCCGATGATGTAGTATTCGCTACCCTCCGAATTAGGGAATCCGGCATCCTCGATCGCGTGAATAACCTGCTTTCGAGTATATCGGGCAGAAAAAGTGTAAAGTTTGAATAACTGGCGTTGAAACGTAAATGTGATTTCACGCTGAGTAAATGGTTTGATGTTTGGATCAATACCGCCAACCTCGGTTAGAGGGCCGCCGCTATTTGAGGAAACGCGGAAGTCCACGTCGCATCTAACACGTCCGATCACCGGAGTTACCGTATTCAAAGGACATGCGCCTCCCGGAACCGGGCCGCCACCAGCACCAAAGATCAGATCTCTACCACCCGCGGTTAACGAGGCCAAAGTATCCCCTGGGAATAATTCAAAAAAGACATCGTGGAATTCGTCACCACCGAAAGAGCCGCGAGGTAATTCCAACTTGAAGCGGTCAAAGAAAAGGCCGTAGAACGCCGAAACTTTCGTCTTACCATCGCTGGTAAGAGCATAAGCCGCTCCCAATCTCGGGGTTATCTTGTCGCTAAAGCTGAAGTTCATTCCGGGAAGGCCAGGAGCATAACTTGGGACATCTTCCTTTTCAGTTCTAAAGCCGAGATTCAATCTGAGCCTGCTGGTTACCTGCCATCCGTCTTGAAGATAAATAGCTGTGTTTGAGCTGGCGACATTGCCACGGGTTTTGAAGGTTGAAAGCCTAGCGGAACCAATAGCGCCGGGAGTGGTGGGAATTGACCTTCCGGAGTAGTTGCCGACCGTTGCAAGGCCGGTACTGCCCGAACGCAGAGTAATTTGATCGGTCGTTCCCTGAATAACGTCGTTAGCGATATTGCTGCGTGCAAAGCCGCCTTTCAGTTCATGACGTCCGCCTGCTTGGAAACTGTATGTCGCGTCAGCGTCATACTGATCGCGTGTCGTGACGTCAAATTCCGTGTTTGAAACCGCGATCACACCATTATCCTGGTTTGGGCTGGCGCGAACGCACCCAAAGCCGGCAGGATACTGAGCAGAGCTGAACGGAATGTTTGTACAGACGATTCTCGGCGGGCCAATGCTGGCAATACCGTACGCCCCTAGTTTCTCATTAAGGAAATAATGGCCGAGCCTACCGGTAATGATCAGGTTGCTGGTAGCGGTGTAGGTGCCTGATCCTGTGATGCTCATCGAGTTTTGACGACCGCCTCTGATGCTGTTAGCGGCGGCACTCTGGTAAGCATTATTGAGCTCCGTCGAGTAGCCGGGAAGAAGGCCGGTCTGAGTTACAGGATTCCAGCTAACTTTACCCATCAAGCCCAGTTTGTTGAACAAGCTGGCATCGAGACGTCCCGAAGCTGCTTCTGTTCGCTGCTTAAAGTTGTAAGTCTCGACTCGTCCGGTCGGAACGCGGTTGCCGTCCAAAAATACAAGTGTGCGGCTCTGGGTGAAAATTCTCGGCGAATAATTCCCCAAAAACCAGAGATTGTTCTTTAAGATAGGCCCTGAAACGCTGCCCGATGGGTTGGTTTCGTTGTATTGGGAATATCGGTTTGGGTACCACTCCGGTCCGCCGTTGCTGCCGGTGCGGAGAATTTGTGCTCCGATAGGTTCCAATTTTGAGCTTCGGAACTGAGTGCCGAATTCACCATGAAATTCTGGTCCGCCACCCTTCGTTGCGACAATGATCACGCCTCCGGTAGCTCCGCCATACTCGGCTTCAAATCCGCTCGACTTGACCTTAACTTCCTGAACCTGTGAAAAAGGGATGTTGCTGTTGGCATCGAGAACGCCGGTCCTAAGGTTTGTAACTTCCTGACCATCGATAATGAATGTGTTCTCAGATCCGCTAGCTCCGTCTATTTGGAACTGTCCTGATCGTGCTTCCGGCCTGGTCGACGCGGTGACCTTCAAGATGGACGAGAAGCCCGTGCCCTTTGGAAGCAGTTCCGCGGTACGCGCGGAAATTGAGGATTCGACATCTGAGCGTGTAGTGTCGATCGCTATCGCGTCATTATTTACAATTACGTCAATGTTCTGGGTTGCCGACATTGTCAGCGTCCTTGACGTTGTGCGGCCAAGGGCAATTTCTACATTGGTGAGTTTTTGTTCACCAAATCCCTGTTGAGCCGCAGCGGTAATGGTATAAGTTCCTGGCGGAATCTGGATTATGCGAACAAAACCTTCGTCGTTCGTCGTAACCGTCCTTCTGAAACCGGTTGTCGAGCCCGAGCTGCTGACCGTAATGGCAACACCCGGAACCACGGCTTCGGCCTGGTCCTTGGTTGTAATTTCTAAACCTCCCGTAGTTTCCTGTCCGAACGAAACAATCGCGAACAAGGCCACGAAAAGGAGCGAAGTCAATACAAAACGTAAATCCCTTTTCATTAGATCCTCCTAAAAATCTTTCTACAAAATTTCTTCTTCTTGCAGTATGGAAAAATGCGAAAAAATAACAGGCTTTTGCCAATATTATTATCGGATTTTGCCGCTGGGTAGAGGTGCTGCAAACTTATACCCTTTAGAGGCAAGTTTTGTGCCTGTCTCTGGCTACGGCGTAGATGTTGCAAATAAAGCATTTAGCGGCACTATGGCGCCCTAAATGTATCGCAAGTCTCCAAATTTATGAATTTCCAAACTAGAAAGATGAATATACCAATTTCAGGTAGGGAAATCAATTCATTGAGCGGCGAAGGAGTCATTTCCAGTGGGCCGATGCAGATGCCGAGTGTCGTTGATCGCAAGTACGCGAATATTTCGCGGCCCACGGAGCTCAAAGCGGTTGATGCCGCAGTTGGAAGTGACGATCCAAGGGGTTTGTTTCGTCTCGCGGTTTATCGCCCCAAGTAGATTGAGAGTAAGGAAACAGATTGCTCCGGTGTGGGAAAAAATGGCGATTTTCTCGCCCGGATTTGACCGCACTATTTCATTAAACTTTGCCATGAGCCTGCGAAGCAACTGACGATAACTTTCTCCGCCGGTGATGACGTGATGCACTGTGCGGTTTACAAGTGCGTAGTAATCTTTTGGAAAGGTTTGTTTTGATTCGTCAAATGTTAAACCTTCGAGCACGCCGACGTGGCGTTCGCGAAAGGCCTCAGACGGGTTGACCGGCAGACCGAGCAGTTTTCCAAGCGGTTCGGCAGTCTGCATTGCCCGAAGCAGATCGCTCGAATAGATGACGCTGATGCCCTCTTTTGCAAGCACTTTCGCCGTCTTTTCAGCTTGTTCCCGCCCAAGATCAGAAAGCGGCGTCGGCCCATGCCCACCAAAACGCCCCTCAGCATTTCCGGCAGATTGGCCGTGGCGTATGAGATAGAGACGTGTGGGTTGTGGCATAGAGTCAGGTCCGATTTTCAATAACTAAGCAGCAATTGCCTCAGCCTTTAGTTTTTCGGTTTGAAAATGGGTTCGTAGAGCGTCTATAAATTCGTCGAGCTGGCCGTCGAGTACTAGGTCGAGTTGGTGGACGGTCATGCCGATTCGGTGGTCCGAGACGCGATTTTCTTTGAAATTGTAGGTTCGTATCTTTTCCGAGCGGTCGCCGCTACCGACCATCGATTTGCGTTCGGCGGAAAGCTCATCGTGCTGCTTTTGTTCTTCAAGCTCCTGCAAACGAGCTCGAAGCACACGCATGGCCTTTTCGCGGTTCTTTATCTGCGATTTTTCGTCCTGCATCGAAACGACCACATTTGTCGGCAAGTGCGTGATGCGAACGGCAGAATATGTTGTATTTACCGATTGTCCGCCGGGACCGGAAGAGCAAAAAGTGTCGATTCGCAGGTCGTTTTGATCGATTTGAATATCAACTTCTTCGGCTTCGGGCAGAACGGCAACTGTGATCGCCGACGTGTGAATTCGCCCGCTCGATTCGGTCTGCGGCACGCGCTGGACACGGTGAACGCCCGATTCGAAACGCATTTTCGAGTAAACGTTGTCGCCCTCGATCACGGCGGTCGCGTCTTTTATGCCGCCAACGCCGGTGTCGGACATTTCGAGAATGTCCATTTTCCAGCCTTGGCGCTCAGCGTAACGGGCATACATACGCAAGATTTCAGCAGCAAAAAGCGTCGCTTCGTCGCCGCCTGTTCCGGCGCGAACCTCTAGAATTACGTTCTTCTCGTCGTTCGGATCTTTTGGCAGAAGCAGAACTTTCAGTTCTTCCTCGGCATCGGGCAGTTTTTCTTCGATCTCCATGATCTCAAGCGTCGCCATCTCACGCATTTCGTCGTCGTCAGTCGCATCAAGAAGGTCTTTTGCACCTTTTAGAGCCTCCTGCATCTTGCGGACCTCGCGATATTTTTCGACTACCTCGCCAAGGCTGCGATGCTGTTTCATCAACTTCGCATACACCGACATATCCGACATAAACTCAGGCTGTGATATCTGCGCCGTCAGCTCGTCGTAGCTTTTCTCAATTTGTGCAAGTTTCTCAAACATATAAATCGTTTCACCACAGAGAACACAGAGGAAAAAGAAAGCTATTTATTATCTCTGTGATCTCTGTGCCCTCTGTGGTTAAATTTCTTTAGGCCGAAACTGGCTCCAATTTGAGCGATTCGTCCAGTGCTTTGATCGCGACTTCGAGCTGCTCTTTGTCGGGTTCCTGGGTTGTGATATTTTGTAACCAAAGGCCCGGCATCGTCATGAACTTAAAGATCGCGCTCGATTCTTTTTTAGCGGCGTAGCGAATGACCTCATACGAAAGTCCCGCGACGAGCGGCATCAGAGCGATACGGACCAAAAGGTTCATCCACATCGCCTCGAAATTTATCACCGAAAAAAGAACTATAGCGACAAGCATCACGACCATCAGGAACGAAGTGCCGCACCGTGGATGCTGGCGTTTTTGAAGAGTTGCGTTGTCGGGAGTCAGTTCGAGGCCTTTCTCCCAAGTAAATACAGTCTTGTGCTCGGCACCGTGATATTCGAACACGCGGCGGATGTCTTTCAAATACGACATCGAAAATATCATAATAATGAAAAACACCATGCGAATAATGCCGTCTATCAGGTTGAATAATACCCACGTGCCCAGCGAGTCGAGTTTGATCCGCCAGACATATGCCATTACAGTGTCAAACCAACCGGCACCCGCTGCCAACGTCGGTGCTCCGGCCCATCCGAGGCTTATGAACAGGAGATTTGTCAGAATCAGCGGAGCCACGATAAACAGCAGAATATTAAATCCAAGTGCAAAGATTATTGAACCGACCGCAGTTGCAGATTGTCCTGCGGCCTTCGCTTTTGATGGCTGCTTATCCTTTTCCGGCATGATGACCTTTACCGGTGCTTTAAGAAAATTGTCGTCCGTCGTGCCATCGGCAAGCACAGCCTGAACCTCTCCGGCCTTTGCTTTTTCAAGCTCTTCTTTTGCAGTTAGATCTTCTTCGTATATCTTTGCCGAAAAATTCAATGCCTTGACCCCGAGCGCCATCGATTGGATGAGCGTTGCTCCGCCGCGAAGTACGGGCGTGTTGAGCCACTTATATTTATCGCTCCATTTCGGCAGCTTTTCGGCGGTCGAGACGATGGTGCCGTCCTGTTTGCGGCAAGCGATCGCGTACGCCGACGGTGTGCGCATCATTACGCCTTCCATAACGGCCTGTCCGCCGACGATCAGGTCGCGTTCGAGGGCAAATATTGTATGGAGAAATCTAAGTTTTCGTGCTGTCGATCTACTATTCATAGTGCTTTATTAGATAGTATTTGGGCCAAAATAGATGGTAATCAAAAATCAAAAATCTAAAATCCAAAATAAAAAAGACGCCAACCTTATTTTACCTTTCGCGGGCGTGAATTAACACACTTTTAGCGATCGGCGCTTTCGGGTCGGCGTCGGATTTTATTTGCTAATATCTGTCAGTAAGTAAACTCAATCGATCAAATACCTTATTCTGCGGCCTCAACGACGGCTGCTCCGCGTGCATAACGCTTGTTAAAGCGGTCAACGCGTCCGGCCGTATCGACTAATTTCTGCTTGCCGGTGAAAAACGGATGACATGCAGAGCAAATTTCTATATTCAGGTCCTGGCCCATAGTGGAACGCGTCTTAAACGTGCTCCCGCAGGCACAGATGACTGATATTTCGTTATAATTCGGATGTATTTCTGGTTTCATAATCTCACTTCCTTCGCCGTATATAAGCGATATGCGATAAACCGCAAACTTACATATTACGCCTAAACACTCATTTGGTCAATCTCTGGCGTGTTCCCGGCGGGAGATGCAAGCGGTATGGTTTGAAACCCTTGTGTTTTGGGCGTCTCTGAGATGTTTCTCAATATTCGCGTCGGGACAGGTGGTTCGGGAGGTTTGGGCGAAATTTTTGGCCTTTTTACAATCTTAAGCTTATAACTACTGTTTATTCAATGATTTACGGGAAATAAGCTCCAAAAAGCCATCGGAGACCCCCAAAAAAGCCACCTTTAGACCCCAAAAAGCCATCGGAGACCGCCAAAAAGCCATCGATGGAGAGCGTCATTTTGCGACAATTTGGCAATGACCAGTTTCAAGCCGCAACGCCAGCGTCGCTGACGTTTTGGAATCCACCAACGCTCATCTCATCAACGGATCTCACTGTTTTTGCCGCTTCAGCTAAATCGTCTTCGTCCACTGACCTCAAGGTTTCTGCCGAATCAGTTTCATTGACTTCGTCAGAAATTTCGGCAGTATTTTGAGTTGATCTCTGTATTAATTTTTTTTGCGACTTTATTGGAAGAAGTTTCCCGCAAAGACGCAAAGACGCAAAGAAGAGAAACAAGCTGTCAGCTAAAGTACTAATTAAAATGTCTAGGAGTCCAGCCGTTGACGATCTGCAATATTCTAGCCAGTCAAGACATTTTTGACGAGCGACGGAGCGGCTGAGTCCAAACGGAGATCGTTTGTCCAGAATTCATCGCAGTTGAGATGCAGAGCCGTTGCCAGGTGAAGAGCGTCGGGAGTTTTTAAAGAAGTGAAATCCGCACGTAGTTGAGCCGCTTTGCGAAAGACCTCACTAGTCATCGGCAAAATATCCACCATGCGAAACCAATTTTCAAACTTATCTATCAAGGCTTGATTGTGCTCGCGTAGGGGAACTACCAAACATTCCAACTGGGTCAACGGCGATATACAAATCCTTGAGTCCGCTCTTGTTGCCAACGCACTTTCAAGTTTGGTAGCAAATGCAATGTTTTCCTCAACCAGATAGATCGCCAAACACGAATCCAGAAAGATCGAAGATTCCGCTAATCCCATGAGTTGCGATTTTCCTCAATTTGAGCTTCCATTTCTTCTGGGCTTCGACGCGCCTCGACGGGTAAACGGTTACTACGCAGAAAGTCCAGCACCGCCGTGACATTTCCTGACTTTGTCCCGTTGCCGTTTTCCAACACTGTTACCAAAGCCCTCGACGTGGTCTTCACCTCGATCGGTTCGAGCAAGGTGATCGATCCATCAGGTTTTATTTCCGCCTCAACTGTTTGCAACATCTTTTTTGCCTCCAAATTAGTGTAGCACAGGCGCTTTAAGTCGCCAGAAGGCTTTGCTTAGTCAAATGATCAGTGCTAATTTCTCAATTTTCACTACGTTTTGCAATTAGAAATAGATGGTATATAGTGAAGGTGTTTTTTAGTAGTTACATGTTGTTTCGCCCCCACGGAACCTGCTGTTATTTAGCTTCTTCCCCCGGACGAGTTATCCCAGACCTCGAGTCCACACTCGAGCCTAAACAAAAAGGGTGTCAAAAAAAATGAAAAACTCACACGCACACATTTCAAAAATGTTGTTTGCAATAGCCATCACCTGTTTAACATGGTTTACCCCCCCGTTAACGCTCAAATAGGTCCTAGTCCTAATGCAACTAGTACTCCCAATTACGGCATTTACGGAACTGCACCGACTCCAGCCGGTACGCCTTGGACATGCGGAACACCAGCGTATGCAAATCTCCAAGATTACCCAGAAGTTGAGGGCGGGTTGAATTACACTTTGCCACTCAACGGCTCAGGTAACTTTAATTTCTATTACAATTCCGACGGAACCGGTTTTCTGTCTGGCGGCGGTTACAGAGTGGGTTACTTGAATTCCAGCGGAGCGAGTTGCTACGGAAGTGGCGACATTGTAACGTATAGTCCTAATAGCAACCACACAAACGGAGTTCAGGTTCGCCCTTTCAATAGTCCCCCTTCCATTCCGTATGGGGTTCATGGATTTGTTCTGGCGAAAATACCAGGCGGAGGAGGCTCTACTACCCCACTGGCAAATGCAACTGCGTCCCTCGCTAATTTTGATACCCCCGGACTATATTTTTGGAAAGAGAAAACAAATGGTATTGGGTACGTTTCAATTTATTATTCTAGTGACAATCCAGACGAATTTCTGCCTTACGGTTCTGTCTATGATCTAAAAATTTCAGGCATTATGTCGTTTGGCTCAACCAAATGCACTTTCATCTGGAATCCAGGAAGCTACGACATAATATGGGTTCCTGCCGGTGGTTATTTACACGACTACGATTTCGGCACCATAACCATTACATCGTCAAGTACCGGCTGTGCGCCATGACCAAGCCACGGGGAGCAGTGTTCATGCGAAGAAGGGTGCGAAACTAAGTGATTGGCAAACGTCATAAACGGAAAAGGGAGTTGTTGTAGTATGTTTGCAAGATGTAGACAGGTGATTTTTATCATTGTGTGGATTGGAACGTTTTGTTTTTCTTCTAGTATCTGTATCGGTAAAGAAGGTTTAAATGAGACTGTATTCACGAGCGGAACATCGGCAGTTTATACCTGGCATCAAACAGCAATTGCCGATTGGCAATTACCCTCAAGTTGGACGCCGGAACGAACAAATCCGGCGTCCGACGATATTCTAGTGTTCAATGCCAGTGGATTAACGACGGCGACAAACATTCCGACACAGACAATAGGTCAACTTACTGTTTCCGGCAATACTACTGTGAATTTTCAGTCTTCGAAGGTGACTGTTTTGACCATGATTGGCGCCAACGGTCTCGATTTGGCTGTTGAGCAAAACTCAGCTCTCAATTTCAACGGCTCAAGTGCGATTACCTTAAATCTCACTATCGGAGCTACAGCGGTTATTAGTGGTTCCATGACGTTTTCGTCATCAGGTGCGGTTAATCACAGGTTATTAGCCCTTAGCGAAGGCTCGGTGACGTTTGGCGAGGGGGCCGTCTTTACAGCGGAAGCAGGTTTTGCAGGCAATCCATTTGGAACTACTAATTTGAATTCTGTAACTTTTGACTCCGGTTCCACTTATATATGCATCTCAGGAAGTGATCCGTTTGGAGCTCCGGAGCCTAACTCAGTAGTTGCGTTTAAGGAAGGCAGTCTGTTTAGTCTTCAGGGAGATATTGTTCCTTCATTTTCTGGACGTTCCTATGCAAATTTTGAGATGAATTATTCTCCGGGCTACATTTTTGTGTACGGTTCCAGTGCCTGGACGGTGGACAACCTGACGATTAAGGCCGGAAAACTGGCCCCGAGTCTAACCGGAACACCCGGTCATTCGATCAAGGGAGATATCACGGTGATGCAGGGTTCCCGGTTGGAGTTTCAGGCTCCCTTTCCCGGAGTAACCATAAACCTGAATGGGCCCGCTCATCAAACCTTATCTAATTTTGGGGTCGTTGCTGTGATTCCGGGCAATACACTTGCTATCGACAATCCGGTTGGAGTGACAGTAACTACTGGGTGGATCGCTTGGAATTTAAAACTTATCAACGGTATTGTTACCATCGTCAATCCAGAGCCGATGTTTCAATTCCGTGTGCCAGGTACCGTAACTAGGGTAAATGGTTATATTGACGGCTACCTTTTGCGAGATGTTAATTTGAATGAGGCATTTACGTTCGACGTAGGAACCGCAAACGGCTATTCACCCATAACGGTAGACGTAACGGCCGGCCATGATTTTCCTTTGGGCATGGCGGTTAAGGCAGTTGAAACCGCTCAGCCGAATATGAATGATCCAACCAAGGCTCTTTCGAGGCATTGGCAAGTTTACGGACATCCCTTTATTGATTCTGCAAATATTACTTTTAGCTATCTTGATCCGACTGATATTCCTAAGACCGCAAACGAATCGAACTTTGTAATCCAAAGATACAGGAATGGTTTTACATCGCCCGCAGGAGTAATCGACACTCAGGCAAATTCTTACCGACTCACAGGTCTGAATGACTTTTTGCCCATCACAGACTGGACGCTTGCGGAACCAGGTGCGATTGGCGGAACGCCGACTGCGACGGCAACTCCGACAAGTACGCCAACGAATACGCCGGCGGAAACAGCGACGAGTACGCCAACGCCGACCACAACCAACACGCCGTTGGGGCGAGCGGCTTTTGATTACGACGCTGATGGTAAGACTGATAATTCGGTATTCAGGCCTTCGACGGGAGCGTGGTATCTGAATCAAACGCAAGCGGGGCTTTATGGGACTTTGTTTGGGTTTGGGTCGGATAGGATCGTTCCGGCGGATTATGATGGGGATGGGAAGACTGATATTGCTGTTTACAGGCCTTCGACGGGGATTTGGTATGTGTTCAACAGCGGCAGTGGAACGGTCGAGTATCATGTCTTTGGCCTTGAGGAAGACCTGCCGACGCCGGCGGATTACGATGAGGACGGCAAGGCGGATATTTCTGTGTTCCGGCCTTCGACGGGGACTTGGTATCGGCAGAATAGTTCGGATGGTTCTTACACTGGAATTCAGTTCGGAGCCTCCGAAGACAAACCGACAGTCGGAGACTTTGACGGTGATGGGAAATCGGACATTGCCGTGTTCAGGCCTTCGACCGGAGCTTGGTATCGGATAAACAGCGGCGACGGCTCGATCTACGGAGAGTTGTTCGGGTTTGGAACAGACGTTATCACTCCCGCAGACTACGACGGCGATGGCAAGACCGACCTCGCGGCCTATCGCCCGACTGACGGCATTTGGTATTTGAAATATAGCTCGAATTCAGTCTACGACTACAAGGTGTTTGGGCTGGCTAACGACATACCTGCACCGGGCGACTTTGACGGCGACGGTAAGGCTGACATCTCCGTCTTCCGACCTTCAGAAGGTAACTGGTATCGGCAGAACAGCTCGAACGGAGCGTTTATCGCATTCCAGTTCGGGGCCAATGGAGACAAGCCGACGATGACGGCTTTCAGATACTAAAATGCAAAAGCCCGCACGTTTGTAAGATTCGGTACATTCGATATTGAGTGTATCGCCCTTACTGACGTGCGGGCTTTTGCATCTGGCTTAGCCAACGTCATGCAAACGTAAAAAAGCCCGTCAGGCGATTGCGTGACGGGCTGGATACGAAGAAACTGAGTTCTTACTGACTATACCTTACTTGCTCGGTGCAGCCTGAACTGCTTCGGGGCGTGAAAGGCCAGGTGACTGGAAGATAACCGGCTGTGTCTGGGTGTCCGCTGGTGGATTCGGATTCGAATTTGAAGGCGGATTGCCGAGAGGCACAGGCTGGATGATCGTTCCACTAGGGCGAACGGTATTCTGCGATGGTGTCGCATAGTCCGGTCGGGAAATGCGTGGCGTAATAAAGAATAGTATCTCGTTAGTATTACGCTGAACGCCTTTACGCTTGAAGAGATTTCCGAGGATAGGAATGCCGCCCAATCCGGGTGTGCGGTCCTGGCTTTCTCGTTCATCGTCAAACAAAACACCGCCGACAACTGTCGTTCCGCCGTCGGGCACGGTGACTTCGGTCTTCATGCTCTGAGTGTTGATGGCAGGAGCCACGCCTCCGATAATGTTGGATGTTGAGCTGTTTTCTGCAACTACGCTGAGAATAATCATTCCCGTATCTGTAATCTGTGGGGTGATCGAGAGACGCAGCGGAACATCAACATAGGTTGTTGTTGCGATAATTGCGCCGCCGACCGTACTGCCCGGCTGAATTGTTGTGACTGGGATCTTTGTGCCGCTCTTTATCTCTGCGGCACGGTTATTAAGTGTCGTAATTCTTGGCGAGGCTATAATCTTTGCTTGTCCTTTCTGCTCACCAAGCGTGATAAGTGAACTCAGCGTGGCTGTGCCAAAAATGCCGGTCGTCAAACCAATTACGGTATTAGGTATGCTCGAGAGCAAACTATTGTTTGCGGGGTTCAATGGTAGACCAGAACCCGCTGGCAAACCATTGAGGGTCTTGACGGGAGGTATTCCCGGACCTGTACCCTGATTTGGGGGCAGGGTTCCACCCTGAATACCGCTGCCGTTCGCACCGTTTAACATAGCGAACATCTGAACGCCGATATCACGACTGAAGTTTCGCGAGGCAACAACGATGCGTGCTTCAATCTCGACCTGAGGTTCAGGCTGATCGAGGTATGCAACGAGCTGCCTTACAGCATCGAGATTTTCTCTTACATCGGTAACGATGAGAGTATTGGAGCGTTGATCGACCTCGATCGATCCGCGCCGCGACATACGTTTCTGAATTATGCCTAAAAGGCCCGAATCAGCACTGCTTGTAAAACCTTTCCCATCCGACTGCTTCGATCCATTCAATACTGAATTGACATCACCGTAAAGAGTCGCAACAGGGCTGCTAGAGTTAGTTCCTGCAGTAAGCTCATTTGCGGTACCGGCTACGTCCTGCAATTTTCCTTCTGCCCGTGCGTAATTCAAGCGAATGAACTCGGTGTAGAGCGGGGAATTATCCAGTTGGCCGTCACGGACCTTGAGCAAAACTGCTTGTTCGCTTGCGAGCGTGCCGGAATCAGCAACTCTAAGGATGCTGCCGTTGACCTGAACAGCCAAGCCTTGTGATCGGAGTACCGAGTCAAGGGCAACATTCCAGGGTACTTCGTTGACCTTAACTGTTACCGGT is a window of Chloracidobacterium sp. DNA encoding:
- a CDS encoding DUF1385 domain-containing protein — protein: MNSRSTARKLRFLHTIFALERDLIVGGQAVMEGVMMRTPSAYAIACRKQDGTIVSTAEKLPKWSDKYKWLNTPVLRGGATLIQSMALGVKALNFSAKIYEEDLTAKEELEKAKAGEVQAVLADGTTDDNFLKAPVKVIMPEKDKQPSKAKAAGQSATAVGSIIFALGFNILLFIVAPLILTNLLFISLGWAGAPTLAAGAGWFDTVMAYVWRIKLDSLGTWVLFNLIDGIIRMVFFIIMIFSMSYLKDIRRVFEYHGAEHKTVFTWEKGLELTPDNATLQKRQHPRCGTSFLMVVMLVAIVLFSVINFEAMWMNLLVRIALMPLVAGLSYEVIRYAAKKESSAIFKFMTMPGLWLQNITTQEPDKEQLEVAIKALDESLKLEPVSA
- the prfA gene encoding peptide chain release factor 1 produces the protein MFEKLAQIEKSYDELTAQISQPEFMSDMSVYAKLMKQHRSLGEVVEKYREVRKMQEALKGAKDLLDATDDDEMREMATLEIMEIEEKLPDAEEELKVLLLPKDPNDEKNVILEVRAGTGGDEATLFAAEILRMYARYAERQGWKMDILEMSDTGVGGIKDATAVIEGDNVYSKMRFESGVHRVQRVPQTESSGRIHTSAITVAVLPEAEEVDIQIDQNDLRIDTFCSSGPGGQSVNTTYSAVRITHLPTNVVVSMQDEKSQIKNREKAMRVLRARLQELEEQKQHDELSAERKSMVGSGDRSEKIRTYNFKENRVSDHRIGMTVHQLDLVLDGQLDEFIDALRTHFQTEKLKAEAIAA
- a CDS encoding type II toxin-antitoxin system VapC family toxin produces the protein MGLAESSIFLDSCLAIYLVEENIAFATKLESALATRADSRICISPLTQLECLVVPLREHNQALIDKFENWFRMVDILPMTSEVFRKAAQLRADFTSLKTPDALHLATALHLNCDEFWTNDLRLDSAAPSLVKNVLTG
- a CDS encoding TonB-dependent receptor, which codes for MKRDLRFVLTSLLFVALFAIVSFGQETTGGLEITTKDQAEAVVPGVAITVSSSGSTTGFRRTVTTNDEGFVRIIQIPPGTYTITAAAQQGFGEQKLTNVEIALGRTTSRTLTMSATQNIDVIVNNDAIAIDTTRSDVESSISARTAELLPKGTGFSSILKVTASTRPEARSGQFQIDGASGSENTFIIDGQEVTNLRTGVLDANSNIPFSQVQEVKVKSSGFEAEYGGATGGVIIVATKGGGPEFHGEFGTQFRSSKLEPIGAQILRTGSNGGPEWYPNRYSQYNETNPSGSVSGPILKNNLWFLGNYSPRIFTQSRTLVFLDGNRVPTGRVETYNFKQRTEAASGRLDASLFNKLGLMGKVSWNPVTQTGLLPGYSTELNNAYQSAAANSIRGGRQNSMSITGSGTYTATSNLIITGRLGHYFLNEKLGAYGIASIGPPRIVCTNIPFSSAQYPAGFGCVRASPNQDNGVIAVSNTEFDVTTRDQYDADATYSFQAGGRHELKGGFARSNIANDVIQGTTDQITLRSGSTGLATVGNYSGRSIPTTPGAIGSARLSTFKTRGNVASSNTAIYLQDGWQVTSRLRLNLGFRTEKEDVPSYAPGLPGMNFSFSDKITPRLGAAYALTSDGKTKVSAFYGLFFDRFKLELPRGSFGGDEFHDVFFELFPGDTLASLTAGGRDLIFGAGGGPVPGGACPLNTVTPVIGRVRCDVDFRVSSNSGGPLTEVGGIDPNIKPFTQREITFTFQRQLFKLYTFSARYTRKQVIHAIEDAGFPNSEGSEYYIIGNPGEGLYKEQADAFGTLAPKPQRDFDAVEFKFDRAYSNNFMFEANYTWSRLYGNYGGLASSDEEGRLSPNVNRYFDQPHAGFTAAGGPDNGLLATDRPHVFKFSGGYSLGWEKLGLWKSNTTDFGVFTTLQSGTLITSFVNINNIAQIILTKRGDLGRTPTFSQTDFSVSHNIKFGRDGRYALKFDADAINVFNQFIVTNRGLNPSGQGGNIINTTNFNPLDARFNLVSPADTAACAGSQQCLLIAAYKTFQVSGSPELVELATTGPGKNPFYNIDSANMAKRQLRYGIRFTF
- the rpmE gene encoding 50S ribosomal protein L31; the protein is MKPEIHPNYNEISVICACGSTFKTRSTMGQDLNIEICSACHPFFTGKQKLVDTAGRVDRFNKRYARGAAVVEAAE
- a CDS encoding histidine phosphatase family protein gives rise to the protein MPQPTRLYLIRHGQSAGNAEGRFGGHGPTPLSDLGREQAEKTAKVLAKEGISVIYSSDLLRAMQTAEPLGKLLGLPVNPSEAFRERHVGVLEGLTFDESKQTFPKDYYALVNRTVHHVITGGESYRQLLRRLMAKFNEIVRSNPGEKIAIFSHTGAICFLTLNLLGAINRETKQTPWIVTSNCGINRFELRGPRNIRVLAINDTRHLHRPTGNDSFAAQ